In the genome of Candidatus Hydrogenedentota bacterium, the window GCGACGGCATCGCCCGCGTGCACGGCCTGGAAAAGGCCATGGCGGGCGAGCTGCTCGACTTCGGCGGCGGCGTCACCGGCATGGTCCTCAACCTGGAGGAGGACAACGTGGGCGCCGTGCTGTTCGGCGGCCACGAGCGCGTGCGCGAGGGCGACCTCGTCCGGCGCACGGGCCGCATCGCGTCCGTGCCCGTGGGCGACGCCCTCATCGGGCGCGTGGTGGACGCCCTGGGCGCGCCGGTGGACGGCCTGGGCCCCATTGAGACCGCGGAGTTCAACCCCGTGGAGCGCGTGGCGCCGGGCATTGTGGACCGCCAGCCCGTGCGGCGGCCGCTCCAGACGGGGCTCAAGGCGATTGACTCCATGACGCCCATCGGGCGCGGGCAGCGCGAGCTGATCATCGGCGACCGGCAGACCGGCAAGACGGCCATCGCCCTGGACGCCATCATCAACCAGAAGGGCCAGGACTGCGTCTGCATCTACGTGGCCGTCGGGCAGAAGCGCTCGACGGTGGCCCGGGTGATCCAGGAGCTGCGCGAGTACGGCGCGATGGACTACACCATCATCGTGAGCGCGTCGGCCTCCGAGGCCGCGCCGCTCCAGTACCTCGCCCCCTACGCCGGGTGCGCCATGGCCGAGTATTTCTGCGACCGCGGGGGGCATGTCCTCATCGTCTACGACGACCTGTCAAAGCACGCCGCGGCCTACCGCCAGCTCTCGCTGCTGCTGCGGCGGCCGCCGGGCCGCGAGGCCTACCCCGGCGACGTGTTCTACCTCCATTCGCGCCTGCTCGAGCGCGCGTCGGCCATGAGCGCCGCGCGGGGCGGCGGCACGATCACCGCACTGCCGATCATCGAGACGCAGGCGGGCGACGTGTCCGCGTACATCCCCACGAACGTCATCTCGATCACGGACGGACAGATCTACCTGGAGTCGAACCTGTTCTACTCCGGCGTGCGCCCGGCGGTGAACCCCGGCATCAGCGTGTCGCGCGTGGGCGGCAACGCCCAGACCAAGGCCATGAAGAAGGTCGCGGGCATGCTCCGCCTGCACCTGGCGCAGTACCGCGAGCTGGAGGCCTTCTCGCAGTTCGGCAGCGACCTGGACAAGGCGACCCTCTCGCAGCTCCAGCGCGGCGCGCGGCTGGTGGAGATTCTCAAGCAGCCCCAGTACCAGCCGCTGCCCGTTGA includes:
- a CDS encoding F0F1 ATP synthase subunit alpha gives rise to the protein MEIKPRADEITEIIRRQISEFQWSLDIAEVGTVIQAGDGIARVHGLEKAMAGELLDFGGGVTGMVLNLEEDNVGAVLFGGHERVREGDLVRRTGRIASVPVGDALIGRVVDALGAPVDGLGPIETAEFNPVERVAPGIVDRQPVRRPLQTGLKAIDSMTPIGRGQRELIIGDRQTGKTAIALDAIINQKGQDCVCIYVAVGQKRSTVARVIQELREYGAMDYTIIVSASASEAAPLQYLAPYAGCAMAEYFCDRGGHVLIVYDDLSKHAAAYRQLSLLLRRPPGREAYPGDVFYLHSRLLERASAMSAARGGGTITALPIIETQAGDVSAYIPTNVISITDGQIYLESNLFYSGVRPAVNPGISVSRVGGNAQTKAMKKVAGMLRLHLAQYRELEAFSQFGSDLDKATLSQLQRGARLVEILKQPQYQPLPVEKQVLIILAATNGHLDAVPLASAPRYEQELYAFFETDARALLDGLRETQDLDGALAGKIREALAHFTANIWKDDGDR